TATTCTTGGCTATAATGGCGGACTGAATCTGAGGGCTACAAACCCTAAAGGTTTAATGGCTAATGGGAATATTACAATGACTAAAGAACGTTTTAGCATTGCAGGACACATTGGGTATACTACAAACACAAATCCAGCAAATATGAGCTACTATTACCGGAAAGATGCTATTCCGCAAAACCAGCTGGAGCAACAGGGTGCAAATAGCAATGGTAGTAAATTGAATAACTGGGGTAGTGAACTTAACTGGAAATTGAATCCTTTCAACTTGATTACAGCAAGTTATAGCAGTTACAGCAGTAGTGGGCTAAGCAGTTATTTGCAGCAGGCTCATCTGCTCGATGCATCTAATACGCTGACGCAGGCGTATAACATTTCAAATGAAGGGAGCAATGAATCAACTGGAAATGATTTGGCTATTGAATTTGAGCATGACTTTCGAAAAAATGAAGCGCAACAATTTATATTGTCCTATCGCCGTAGTAAGAGCAAGGCAAATAGCAAAACCAACTTACTTCTGTATCCAATTGTTAATTTCAAAGACCGGGAAAGTATAACCAATAATGATGATCGATTTAATGAGCATTCGGTTCAAACAGATCTCCGTTTAGCTATAAAGCAACATTCACTAGAACTAGGCGCTAGCTTTATTACACGTGATAATAGTAGCGATTATTCTTATTTAGATAAGAATACAGGAACTAATGTTTTTGTAATAGATACAAGCCAGAGCAATAATTATAACTACCAGGAAGCCATTTTTGCTACCTATTCAACATTAAATCTGAATGCTAAAAAATGGGGAATAAGAGCAGGTGTCAGAATGGAAAATGCCAGTGTTAAAGCCCGGTTTATTACTTCCAGAACAAGTACTAAACAGCAATACTTTAACCTGCTACCCAGTATTATTATAACTCGACAACTTAAAGGTCTAAGTATGCTAAAGTTATCTTACGCACAGCGCATACAAAGACCTGATCTTTTTTATTTGGACCCCTACATAAACGTATCAGATCCTTACAATATCAGCTATGGTAATCCAAATCTGCAACCGGCTTTAGGCCATGTGTTCAACCTAACGTATAATGCGATTCTTAAAAAGGTATT
This genomic interval from Flavisolibacter tropicus contains the following:
- a CDS encoding outer membrane beta-barrel family protein, with translation MVFNSMPASIIKTIEVITTPSSRYEAEGLGGIINIITYKKSILGYNGGLNLRATNPKGLMANGNITMTKERFSIAGHIGYTTNTNPANMSYYYRKDAIPQNQLEQQGANSNGSKLNNWGSELNWKLNPFNLITASYSSYSSSGLSSYLQQAHLLDASNTLTQAYNISNEGSNESTGNDLAIEFEHDFRKNEAQQFILSYRRSKSKANSKTNLLLYPIVNFKDRESITNNDDRFNEHSVQTDLRLAIKQHSLELGASFITRDNSSDYSYLDKNTGTNVFVIDTSQSNNYNYQEAIFATYSTLNLNAKKWGIRAGVRMENASVKARFITSRTSTKQQYFNLLPSIIITRQLKGLSMLKLSYAQRIQRPDLFYLDPYINVSDPYNISYGNPNLQPALGHVFNLTYNAILKKVFININAAHQFTTNSIQQITVLYHDSISHTTFGNIGKNKSYNLSINGNTVLFRKLNINIGVSSNYMQFMSRIMEKMQLNEGLIYSISGSFNIRQKNWRAGINMSYSSPNILVQGRTASFIANSVAINRSFLKDKRMNVGLSVSNPFQQYRRSYTEISGLSFYQLQQSISVIRRFSLSFIYRFAKVQAGSKEL